Proteins from one Nitrobacteraceae bacterium AZCC 2146 genomic window:
- a CDS encoding CRP/FNR family transcriptional regulator (product_source=KO:K01420; cath_funfam=1.10.10.10,2.60.120.10; cog=COG0664; ko=KO:K01420; pfam=PF00027,PF13545; smart=SM00100,SM00419; superfamily=46785,51206) yields MTEPKTDNAMTFAEPIAETCAGSGKSDCKHGRSENGCDDCKVRLFSVCGALEASELDELDRISLVKNFPAKTMLFDQGALAGSVFNVTEGIVRLYKSLPDGRRQIVGFALPGDFLGLALMDRYGVAAEAVTNVKVCRFARSAFLNYVDGKPHLLRRLHEFAGHELSLAQDQMLLLGRRTAEEKVAAFLLNLQTRYGRIGAMSVNVPLPMSRQDIADYLGLTIETVSRTLTKLAKEKVVVVVPDGVRLLSTDRLDQLAAA; encoded by the coding sequence TGCCATGACCTTCGCCGAGCCAATCGCCGAAACCTGCGCCGGGTCGGGCAAAAGCGACTGCAAGCATGGCCGTAGCGAGAACGGCTGCGACGACTGCAAGGTCCGTCTGTTCAGCGTCTGCGGTGCGCTGGAGGCGTCGGAACTCGACGAACTCGACCGCATCAGCCTGGTCAAGAATTTTCCAGCGAAGACCATGCTGTTCGACCAGGGCGCTCTGGCCGGCAGCGTCTTCAACGTCACCGAGGGCATCGTCCGGCTCTACAAGTCGCTGCCCGACGGCCGCCGCCAAATCGTCGGCTTTGCGTTGCCCGGCGATTTCCTCGGTCTTGCGCTGATGGATCGCTACGGCGTCGCCGCCGAGGCGGTGACCAACGTCAAGGTCTGCCGCTTTGCTCGCTCGGCATTTCTCAATTACGTCGATGGCAAGCCGCATCTGCTGCGGCGGCTGCATGAATTCGCCGGCCATGAACTCAGCCTGGCGCAGGACCAGATGCTGCTGCTCGGCCGCCGCACCGCCGAGGAGAAGGTTGCCGCCTTCCTGCTCAACCTGCAGACCCGCTATGGCCGGATCGGCGCGATGTCGGTGAACGTGCCGCTGCCGATGAGCCGGCAGGATATCGCCGACTATCTCGGCCTCACCATCGAGACGGTGAGCCGCACGCTGACAAAACTCGCCAAGGAAAAGGTCGTGGTCGTGGTGCCCGATGGCGTTCGCCTGCTCAGCACCGACCGGCTGGATCAACTCGCCGCGGCGTGA
- a CDS encoding ABC-type spermidine/putrescine transport system permease subunit I (product_source=COG1176; cath_funfam=4.10.81.10; cog=COG1176; smart=SM01021; superfamily=161098; transmembrane_helix_parts=Outside_1_4,TMhelix_5_27,Inside_28_34), whose protein sequence is MPLDSMLVAAAVVLMFVCFAVPVAWAINRTSRKA, encoded by the coding sequence ATGCCCCTCGATAGCATGCTGGTCGCTGCAGCCGTCGTGTTAATGTTCGTGTGTTTCGCCGTGCCGGTGGCGTGGGCGATCAACCGGACATCGCGCAAGGCCTGA
- a CDS encoding phosphoglucomutase (product_source=KO:K01835; cath_funfam=3.30.310.50,3.40.120.10; cog=COG0033; ko=KO:K01835; pfam=PF00408,PF02878,PF02879,PF02880; superfamily=53738,55957; tigrfam=TIGR01132) yields the protein MAAHISPLAGKTIDPSLLVNVPRLVTAYFAGRPDPKIPAQRVAFGTSGHRGSAFNNSFNENHILAISQAICDYRVGAGIDGPLFIGIDTHALAEPALVSALEVFAANGVNVMIDQHDGYTPTPVISHAILTYNKGRTGGFADGVVVTPSHNPPEDGGFKYNPPNGGPADTDITGGMERAANGFLENDLKGIKRMSYERARTSAFVHRYDYISPYVADLANVVDMEAIRAAGVKIGIDPLGGAGVHYWQPIIERYKLDATIVSDTVDPTFRFMTVDWDGKIRMDCSSPYAMARLIGMREKFDVAFANDTDADRHGVVTRSNGLMNPNHYLAAAISYLFENRPQWRADSAVGKTIVSSAIIDRVVKKLGRKLVETPVGFKWFVDGLSDGSFGFGGEESAGASFLRSDGSVWTTDKDGLILGLLAAEITARTKQDPSQRFDKLTEEFGVPYYERIDAPASVQQKDLLKKLSPEQIAVKDLAGDPVVSTLSAAPGNNVAFGGIKVSSDNGWFAARPSGTEDVYKIYAESFRSQEHLRQIQSDAQSAIAKVFAGAGK from the coding sequence GTGGCTGCTCATATAAGCCCGCTGGCCGGCAAGACGATCGATCCATCCCTGCTGGTCAACGTGCCGCGCCTGGTCACGGCCTATTTCGCTGGCCGACCGGATCCCAAGATCCCCGCGCAGCGCGTCGCCTTCGGTACCTCCGGGCATCGCGGCTCGGCCTTCAATAATTCGTTCAACGAAAACCACATCCTCGCCATCAGCCAGGCGATCTGCGATTACCGCGTTGGCGCGGGTATCGACGGCCCACTGTTCATCGGCATCGACACCCACGCGCTCGCGGAGCCCGCGCTGGTCAGCGCGCTGGAAGTGTTCGCCGCCAACGGCGTCAATGTGATGATCGACCAGCACGATGGCTACACGCCGACGCCGGTGATTTCCCACGCCATCCTGACCTATAACAAGGGTCGCACCGGCGGCTTCGCCGACGGTGTCGTGGTCACGCCGTCGCACAATCCGCCGGAGGACGGCGGCTTCAAATACAATCCGCCGAATGGCGGTCCGGCTGACACCGATATCACTGGCGGGATGGAGCGCGCCGCCAACGGCTTTCTTGAGAACGATCTCAAGGGCATCAAGCGGATGTCCTATGAGCGCGCTCGCACATCGGCCTTCGTGCATCGCTATGATTACATCAGCCCTTACGTCGCGGACCTCGCCAATGTGGTCGATATGGAGGCGATCCGCGCCGCTGGCGTCAAGATCGGCATCGATCCGCTCGGCGGTGCCGGCGTGCACTATTGGCAGCCGATCATCGAACGCTACAAGCTGGATGCCACCATCGTCAGCGACACCGTCGATCCGACCTTCCGCTTCATGACCGTGGATTGGGACGGCAAGATCCGGATGGATTGCTCGTCGCCCTACGCGATGGCGCGGCTGATCGGCATGCGCGAAAAATTTGACGTCGCCTTTGCCAACGACACCGACGCCGATCGCCACGGCGTCGTCACGCGCTCCAATGGGCTGATGAATCCGAACCACTATCTCGCCGCCGCGATTTCCTATCTGTTTGAAAACCGTCCGCAGTGGCGCGCCGACAGCGCGGTGGGCAAGACCATCGTCTCCAGCGCCATCATCGACCGCGTGGTGAAGAAACTCGGCCGCAAGCTGGTCGAGACCCCGGTCGGCTTCAAATGGTTTGTCGACGGCCTCAGCGACGGTTCGTTCGGTTTCGGCGGCGAGGAAAGCGCCGGCGCCTCGTTCCTGCGCAGCGACGGCTCGGTCTGGACCACCGACAAGGACGGCCTGATCCTCGGCCTGCTCGCCGCAGAAATCACCGCGCGCACGAAGCAGGATCCGAGTCAGCGCTTCGACAAGCTCACCGAGGAATTCGGCGTGCCCTATTACGAACGCATCGACGCGCCGGCGAGCGTGCAGCAGAAAGACCTGCTGAAGAAACTCTCGCCCGAGCAGATCGCGGTGAAGGATCTGGCCGGCGATCCCGTGGTATCCACGCTCAGCGCCGCGCCGGGCAACAACGTCGCCTTCGGCGGCATCAAGGTGAGCTCAGACAACGGCTGGTTCGCCGCGCGCCCGTCGGGCACCGAGGATGTCTACAAGATCTACGCCGAAAGCTTCCGCAGCCAGGAGCATCTGCGACAGATCCAGAGCGACGCGCAGAGCGCGATCGCCAAGGTGTTTGCAGGGGCGGGGAAGTAG
- a CDS encoding acetyl-CoA acetyltransferase family protein (product_source=TIGR01930; cath_funfam=3.40.47.10; cog=COG0183; pfam=PF00108,PF02803; superfamily=53901; tigrfam=TIGR01930) yields the protein MSNHPVIVDAIRTPMGRGKAGGALSEVHPVDLLAGLLREIVARNGIDPGSVDDVIIGCVSQVGEQSATPGRMALLAAGFPTHVPSTTIDRKCGSSQQAVHFAAQGVMAGVYDIVIAGGVESMSRIPMGSARIGQDPFGPLMTERFAPGLVSQGVSAELVAAKWGITRGELDAYSARSHQLAAAARDSGAFKSEITPVTIGDRIVQFDETIRPSTTAEGLAQLKPSFQTPESAARFPELGWQVTAGNSSQITDGASAMLIMSEAMAAKLGLKPRARFVGFDVCGDDPLLMLTAPIPATRRVLQKSGMKLDDIAHYEVNEAFASVPLAWQKEFGSDPARLNPRGGAIALGHPLGASGARLMTTMLHTLEQTGGRYGLQTMCEAGGMANATIIERL from the coding sequence ATGAGCAACCATCCCGTCATCGTCGATGCGATCCGCACCCCAATGGGCCGCGGCAAGGCCGGCGGCGCGCTGTCCGAGGTGCATCCGGTCGATCTGCTGGCCGGCCTGCTGCGCGAGATCGTGGCACGCAACGGCATCGATCCCGGCAGTGTCGATGACGTCATCATCGGCTGCGTCAGCCAGGTCGGCGAGCAGTCGGCGACGCCGGGCCGGATGGCACTGCTGGCGGCGGGTTTCCCGACCCATGTGCCCTCCACCACCATCGATCGCAAATGCGGATCGAGTCAGCAGGCGGTGCATTTCGCCGCGCAAGGCGTGATGGCCGGTGTCTACGACATCGTCATCGCCGGCGGTGTCGAATCCATGAGCCGGATCCCGATGGGCAGCGCGCGGATCGGCCAGGACCCGTTCGGGCCGCTGATGACCGAACGTTTCGCGCCCGGCCTGGTGTCGCAGGGCGTTTCCGCGGAACTGGTCGCCGCGAAATGGGGCATCACGCGCGGCGAACTCGACGCCTATTCGGCGCGATCGCATCAACTGGCGGCAGCGGCGCGCGACAGCGGCGCGTTCAAGAGCGAAATCACGCCGGTGACGATCGGCGATCGAATCGTACAGTTTGACGAAACGATCCGGCCGTCGACCACGGCGGAAGGCCTGGCGCAATTGAAGCCGTCGTTCCAGACGCCAGAGAGCGCCGCGCGGTTTCCCGAACTGGGCTGGCAGGTCACGGCCGGAAATTCGTCGCAGATCACCGATGGCGCCTCCGCCATGCTGATCATGAGCGAGGCGATGGCAGCCAAACTCGGCCTGAAGCCCCGCGCCCGCTTCGTCGGCTTCGATGTCTGCGGCGACGATCCCTTGCTGATGCTGACCGCGCCGATCCCGGCGACGCGGCGCGTGCTGCAGAAGAGCGGCATGAAGCTCGACGACATCGCGCATTACGAGGTCAACGAGGCCTTCGCGTCGGTGCCGCTGGCCTGGCAAAAGGAATTCGGCAGCGATCCCGCGCGCCTCAATCCGCGCGGCGGCGCCATCGCGCTCGGCCACCCGCTCGGCGCCTCTGGCGCGCGGCTAATGACGACGATGCTGCACACGCTGGAGCAGACCGGCGGCCGCTACGGGCTGCAGACCATGTGCGAAGCCGGCGGCATGGCGAACGCGACGATCATCGAGAGGCTGTAG
- a CDS encoding 2-keto-4-pentenoate hydratase/2-oxohepta-3-ene-1,7-dioic acid hydratase in catechol pathway (product_source=COG0179; cath_funfam=3.90.850.10; cog=COG0179; pfam=PF01557; superfamily=56529) — MKLATFRAGGQDRIALVHGGDTKLFDLAAAAARNGGNPAFASMLALIDAGDAALDAARALFDKHGSDASLSVNVDGAEILAPLPEPRQMRDGMSFPLHIRQAPRGQLKLAARAKNDMAELARLEAEPLGDLPEVYRKQPIYYITNRFSVRGTNTTVKWPRYSKVMDYELEFGIVTKNKGANISAAKARDHIFGYTIFNDFSARDAQRIEMEGRLGPAKGKSFDGGNVLGPWIVTPDEIGDPYKLKMECRINGKMRSQGTTEGMLFSFEEIIAHVTQDETLMPGEFIGSGTVGNGCGLELGWYLEDNDEIELEVEKIGILKNKVVRQGA, encoded by the coding sequence GTGAAACTCGCGACATTTCGGGCCGGCGGCCAGGACAGGATTGCTCTGGTTCATGGCGGCGACACCAAGCTGTTCGATCTTGCTGCGGCTGCTGCGCGCAATGGTGGTAATCCCGCCTTCGCCTCGATGCTGGCTCTGATCGACGCCGGTGATGCGGCGCTCGATGCGGCGCGCGCTTTGTTCGACAAGCACGGCAGCGATGCATCGCTGTCGGTAAATGTTGACGGCGCCGAAATTCTCGCGCCGCTGCCGGAACCGCGGCAGATGCGCGACGGCATGTCGTTTCCGCTGCACATCCGGCAGGCGCCGCGCGGCCAGCTCAAGCTCGCCGCACGGGCGAAGAACGACATGGCCGAACTGGCGCGGCTCGAGGCCGAGCCGCTCGGTGATCTGCCCGAGGTCTATCGCAAGCAGCCGATCTACTACATCACCAACCGGTTTAGCGTGCGCGGCACCAACACCACGGTGAAGTGGCCGCGCTACAGCAAGGTGATGGATTACGAACTTGAATTCGGCATCGTCACCAAGAACAAGGGCGCCAACATTTCCGCGGCGAAGGCCAGGGATCACATTTTCGGCTATACCATCTTCAATGATTTCTCCGCGCGCGACGCGCAGCGCATCGAGATGGAAGGCCGGCTCGGCCCCGCCAAGGGCAAGAGTTTTGATGGCGGCAACGTGCTGGGGCCGTGGATCGTCACCCCCGACGAGATCGGCGATCCCTACAAATTGAAGATGGAATGCCGCATCAACGGCAAGATGCGCTCGCAGGGTACAACGGAAGGCATGCTGTTCTCCTTCGAGGAAATCATCGCCCATGTGACGCAAGACGAAACCCTGATGCCCGGCGAATTCATCGGCTCCGGCACCGTCGGCAACGGCTGCGGCCTCGAACTCGGCTGGTACCTCGAGGACAATGACGAGATCGAACTGGAGGTCGAGAAGATCGGCATTCTGAAGAACAAGGTGGTGCGGCAGGGCGCCTGA
- a CDS encoding kynurenine formamidase (product_source=COG1878; cath_funfam=3.50.30.50; cog=COG1878; pfam=PF04199; superfamily=102198), whose translation MARRLIDISVPLQNDVPADPPGGHPTIQYIDHQQGLPRMLQFFDGLKAEDLPDGQGWAVEQVQLSTHNGTHLDAPWHFHPTMNRGERSWTIDEVPLEWCLQPGVKLDFRHFPDGYVATAADVEAELKRIGHTLKPLEIVVVNTSAGARYGRQDYVTSGCGMGYEATMYLLERGVRLTGIDGWSWDAPFVYTAKKYAETKDASLIWEGHKAGRHIGYCHIEKLHNLEELPSAGFTVSCFPVKIERASAGWTRAVAIIDS comes from the coding sequence ATGGCCCGACGGCTGATCGACATTTCCGTGCCGCTGCAGAACGACGTTCCCGCCGACCCGCCGGGCGGACATCCGACCATCCAGTACATCGATCACCAGCAGGGCTTGCCGCGGATGCTGCAGTTCTTCGATGGCCTGAAGGCCGAGGATTTGCCGGACGGGCAGGGCTGGGCGGTCGAGCAAGTGCAGCTCTCGACCCACAACGGCACCCATCTCGACGCGCCCTGGCATTTTCATCCCACCATGAATCGCGGCGAGCGCTCCTGGACCATCGACGAGGTGCCGCTCGAATGGTGCCTGCAGCCCGGCGTCAAGCTCGACTTCCGGCACTTTCCGGACGGCTATGTCGCCACTGCCGCCGACGTCGAAGCCGAGTTGAAGCGTATCGGCCATACGCTGAAGCCGCTGGAAATCGTGGTGGTCAACACGTCAGCCGGCGCCAGATATGGCCGGCAGGACTACGTCACCTCCGGCTGCGGCATGGGTTACGAGGCGACGATGTATCTGCTCGAGCGCGGCGTGCGCCTCACCGGGATCGACGGCTGGAGCTGGGACGCGCCGTTCGTCTACACCGCGAAGAAATATGCGGAGACGAAGGACGCCAGCCTGATCTGGGAAGGCCACAAGGCCGGCCGTCACATCGGCTATTGTCACATCGAGAAGCTGCACAATCTCGAGGAACTGCCCTCGGCCGGTTTTACGGTGTCCTGTTTCCCGGTGAAGATCGAACGTGCCTCCGCCGGCTGGACCCGTGCGGTCGCGATCATCGATAGTTGA
- a CDS encoding opacity protein-like surface antigen (product_source=COG3637; cog=COG3637; superfamily=56925), protein MEVCRSSHISSGRQRGNAWRARASCLALGVLVFCCLPGLALGKDDDDSDEASTKKKSTLPNIYLDLTTIYTSVPANTLAIGFRNVTSLPTLSSPASQNVAFNAPLTVDLNDRVSVYAGIGASTTRTDIYSWTSLIVDNWNVGFQADVYEQKGGAIPTVTVQSTLSRSVGSILPTTTITSIVELNYALNEDETRGLLAGTRYVSVSVDSDLAKVNPAIIGYVGGYYQWPSNWKLSGRLGVQSFGGAQIANLTPFKPFTQPIVRLDLDQMDDNDNRLFGVTAEISWTPKPAYQLTLRTPLYAIRN, encoded by the coding sequence GTGGAGGTTTGTCGCAGCAGCCATATTTCCTCCGGGCGGCAAAGAGGCAACGCCTGGCGGGCGCGGGCGTCCTGCTTGGCTCTTGGCGTCCTTGTCTTTTGTTGCCTTCCCGGTCTCGCCCTTGGCAAGGATGACGACGACAGCGACGAGGCTTCGACAAAAAAGAAGTCGACACTCCCGAATATTTATCTGGATTTGACCACCATCTATACCAGCGTGCCGGCCAATACGCTCGCGATCGGTTTCAGGAACGTCACATCGCTCCCGACACTTTCTTCTCCGGCAAGCCAAAACGTGGCCTTCAACGCGCCGCTGACGGTCGACCTCAACGACCGGGTCTCGGTCTATGCCGGCATCGGTGCCAGCACGACGCGCACCGACATCTATTCCTGGACGTCACTGATCGTCGATAACTGGAATGTTGGATTTCAGGCCGACGTCTACGAACAAAAAGGCGGGGCCATTCCAACGGTGACGGTTCAGTCCACTCTATCGAGATCGGTCGGGAGCATTCTCCCCACGACGACGATCACGAGCATTGTCGAACTGAACTACGCCCTCAATGAAGATGAAACCAGGGGTCTTCTCGCCGGCACAAGATATGTCAGCGTGTCCGTCGATTCCGATCTTGCCAAGGTGAACCCGGCGATCATCGGCTATGTCGGCGGCTATTATCAGTGGCCCAGCAACTGGAAACTGTCCGGCCGCCTCGGCGTTCAATCCTTCGGCGGCGCTCAAATCGCGAACCTGACCCCGTTCAAGCCATTCACCCAGCCGATCGTCAGACTCGATCTGGATCAGATGGATGACAACGACAACCGGCTTTTTGGAGTCACCGCCGAGATTTCATGGACGCCGAAGCCGGCTTATCAGCTCACGCTGCGCACGCCACTCTATGCGATCAGGAATTGA
- a CDS encoding branched-chain amino acid transport system ATP-binding protein (product_source=KO:K01996; cath_funfam=3.40.50.300; cog=COG0410; ko=KO:K01996; pfam=PF00005; smart=SM00382; superfamily=52540), with protein MLTSGAEPLLQVSSLESGYGKIRVLHGVDLHIGQGEIVTLLGPNGAGKSTLLRAISGLLPVTSGTVRFGGRDMVNITPRDAVRAGLVHVIEGHRVFTQQTVTDNLLLAAYDLPHGERAARVDEALSFFPEIAEKRHERGGALSGGQQQMLTVAQGLVRRPRLLMLDEPSAGLSPVLVDRVLNVIAQLRKQGTAVLLVEQLVEKSLAAADRVYALAQGHIVLEASTDEPNLPQRLERAYFGHHLDIASA; from the coding sequence GTGCTTACCTCGGGGGCTGAACCACTGCTTCAAGTCTCATCACTTGAATCCGGCTACGGAAAAATCCGCGTGCTGCATGGCGTCGATCTGCATATCGGTCAGGGCGAGATCGTCACGCTGCTCGGCCCCAACGGCGCCGGCAAATCCACGTTGCTACGCGCGATTTCCGGCCTGTTGCCGGTGACCTCCGGCACCGTGCGCTTCGGCGGCCGCGACATGGTCAACATCACGCCGCGCGATGCCGTACGCGCCGGGCTCGTGCATGTCATCGAAGGCCACCGCGTATTCACGCAGCAGACCGTCACCGACAACCTGCTGCTCGCGGCCTACGACCTGCCGCACGGCGAACGAGCCGCACGGGTCGACGAGGCGCTGTCGTTCTTTCCCGAGATCGCCGAAAAGCGCCACGAACGCGGCGGCGCATTGTCAGGTGGGCAGCAGCAGATGCTGACGGTCGCGCAAGGCCTGGTGCGGCGGCCGCGCCTCCTGATGCTCGACGAACCCTCCGCCGGCCTCTCGCCGGTGCTGGTGGACCGCGTGCTCAACGTCATCGCGCAACTGCGCAAGCAGGGCACGGCAGTACTGCTGGTCGAGCAACTGGTGGAAAAATCCCTCGCCGCCGCCGATCGCGTCTATGCGCTGGCGCAGGGACATATCGTGCTGGAAGCTTCGACCGATGAGCCCAACCTGCCACAGCGGCTGGAGCGGGCGTATTTCGGGCATCATCTCGATATCGCCAGCGCTTAG
- a CDS encoding branched-chain amino acid transport system permease protein (product_source=KO:K01998; cath_funfam=3.40.50.300; cog=COG0411,COG4177; ko=KO:K01998; pfam=PF00005,PF02653,PF12399; smart=SM00382; superfamily=52540; transmembrane_helix_parts=Inside_1_19,TMhelix_20_39,Outside_40_43,TMhelix_44_66,Inside_67_72,TMhelix_73_95,Outside_96_99,TMhelix_100_122,Inside_123_128,TMhelix_129_151,Outside_152_170,TMhelix_171_193,Inside_194_219,TMhelix_220_242,Outside_243_256,TMhelix_257_279,Inside_280_291,TMhelix_292_314,Outside_315_599), whose translation MTAISTAPAASEATVRHSKLPALLPFLGIFALAMILPFVSNDYWALIGTRAAIYWVLVAGLNLVVGFAGHLAIGYVALLTLGAYTTSVLVAGNVMPPVPVFVALVAAGGVGAVFGVIVGLPALRLRTFYFAMSTLGFATIVTQIALAWQSVTGGGIGIVGPEFPAPFNTPWGFYYLCIGFAAVSTWMSANVAHSRFGRALIAIRDAEVAAEATGISKSKLLIAIFLFAGALAAFAGGLFASLQTYITPDAFTFDLSVLFFIAILIGGRGSILGPMLGTIILTILPEIAAPLAAWSTFLYAVLLLLIVLVMPGGIAALLDFRNRRPLASNRAIVPRPAALADVLHKTAGGKMLSLRDIVLTFGNVRAIDGLDLDVLPGKIHGLIGPNGSGKTTTLNVISGYYASKGGTLMLGDEALPPGQPALRAARGIARTFQTPRVIGEASVLQNVMVGGTIEGQATFVEALLSLPRHHRDERALAAQARALLGVVGLEPLADVRADRLQHSELRFIEIARALMLQPDFLLLDEPAAGLSNDEITRLGALIRAISRRGTGVLLVEHHADLIFEICDQVTVLNLGRILAAGTSAEIRVHKEVVSAYLGG comes from the coding sequence ATGACCGCGATCTCCACCGCACCAGCCGCAAGCGAAGCCACCGTCCGCCACAGCAAGTTGCCGGCGCTGCTGCCGTTCCTTGGCATCTTTGCGCTGGCAATGATTTTGCCGTTCGTCAGCAACGACTACTGGGCGCTGATCGGGACCCGCGCCGCGATCTACTGGGTGCTGGTCGCCGGGCTCAACCTGGTTGTCGGTTTCGCCGGTCATCTCGCCATCGGCTACGTCGCGCTGTTGACCCTCGGCGCCTACACCACCAGCGTGCTGGTGGCCGGCAATGTGATGCCGCCGGTGCCGGTGTTTGTCGCGCTGGTTGCGGCGGGCGGCGTCGGCGCGGTATTCGGCGTCATCGTTGGCCTGCCGGCGCTACGGCTGCGCACCTTCTACTTCGCCATGAGCACGCTCGGCTTCGCCACCATCGTGACGCAGATCGCGCTGGCCTGGCAGAGCGTCACCGGCGGCGGCATCGGCATCGTCGGCCCGGAATTTCCGGCGCCTTTCAATACGCCGTGGGGGTTCTATTATCTGTGCATCGGCTTCGCCGCCGTCAGCACCTGGATGAGCGCCAATGTCGCGCACAGCCGGTTCGGCCGCGCACTGATCGCGATCCGCGACGCTGAAGTGGCGGCGGAAGCCACCGGCATTTCCAAATCGAAGCTGCTGATCGCCATCTTCCTGTTCGCCGGCGCGCTGGCGGCCTTTGCCGGCGGGTTGTTCGCGTCGCTGCAGACCTACATCACGCCGGACGCCTTCACCTTCGACCTCTCGGTGCTGTTCTTCATTGCTATCCTGATCGGCGGCCGCGGCTCGATCCTGGGCCCGATGCTCGGCACCATCATCCTGACGATATTGCCGGAGATCGCGGCCCCCTTGGCGGCGTGGTCGACGTTCCTTTACGCCGTGCTGCTGTTGCTCATCGTATTGGTGATGCCCGGCGGCATCGCAGCCCTGCTGGATTTCCGCAACCGCCGCCCGCTCGCCAGCAACCGTGCCATCGTGCCGCGGCCGGCGGCGCTCGCCGACGTGCTGCACAAAACCGCCGGCGGCAAGATGCTGAGTCTGCGCGACATCGTGCTGACCTTCGGCAATGTCCGCGCCATCGACGGGCTCGATCTCGACGTGCTACCCGGCAAGATCCACGGCCTGATCGGTCCCAATGGATCCGGCAAGACCACGACGCTGAACGTGATCTCCGGTTATTACGCCTCCAAGGGCGGCACGCTCATGCTCGGCGACGAAGCGCTGCCGCCGGGCCAGCCGGCCTTGCGCGCCGCGCGCGGCATCGCCCGCACCTTCCAGACCCCGCGGGTGATCGGCGAAGCCTCGGTGCTGCAGAATGTCATGGTCGGCGGCACCATCGAGGGCCAAGCGACGTTCGTCGAGGCGCTGCTATCGTTGCCGCGGCATCATCGCGACGAGCGCGCCCTCGCGGCGCAGGCCCGCGCGCTGCTCGGGGTGGTCGGACTGGAGCCACTTGCCGATGTCCGCGCCGACCGGCTGCAGCACAGCGAGCTGCGCTTCATCGAGATCGCCCGCGCCCTGATGCTGCAGCCGGACTTCCTGCTGCTCGACGAGCCCGCCGCGGGACTGTCCAATGACGAGATCACCAGACTTGGCGCGCTGATCAGGGCGATCAGCCGCCGCGGCACCGGCGTGCTGCTGGTCGAGCACCATGCCGACCTGATCTTCGAGATCTGCGACCAGGTCACCGTACTCAATCTCGGCCGCATCCTCGCCGCCGGCACGTCAGCCGAAATCCGCGTCCACAAGGAGGTCGTCAGTGCTTACCTCGGGGGCTGA